A region of Maridesulfovibrio sp. DNA encodes the following proteins:
- the plsY gene encoding glycerol-3-phosphate 1-O-acyltransferase PlsY, with protein MLWIFWLVFAYFLGSIPFGLFIGKICCNLDIRTEGSKSTGATNVARLCGFKYGVAALVLDLAKGFVPVLMACQYSHNWIFISLVAAAAVLGHVFSIFLDMKGGKAVATTIGIFLALAPVATVYSVILLLAVIGLSGFVSMGSLTFAVALPFFTLITGSIGMVPLACCMTVLLFWTHRDNIRRLAKGEENSWKKKK; from the coding sequence ATGCTCTGGATATTCTGGCTGGTTTTCGCCTATTTTCTGGGATCAATTCCCTTCGGACTTTTTATCGGCAAAATTTGCTGCAACCTCGACATACGCACAGAGGGCAGTAAAAGCACCGGCGCCACTAATGTTGCCCGCCTTTGTGGATTCAAGTACGGAGTAGCCGCACTGGTTCTGGATCTAGCCAAAGGATTTGTTCCGGTTCTCATGGCCTGCCAGTACAGCCACAACTGGATCTTTATTTCCCTTGTAGCCGCAGCAGCAGTTCTTGGGCATGTTTTCTCCATCTTTCTGGATATGAAAGGCGGCAAGGCTGTAGCCACTACCATCGGTATATTTCTGGCTCTCGCCCCGGTTGCAACTGTCTACTCAGTCATCTTACTGCTGGCTGTTATCGGCCTGTCCGGTTTCGTTTCCATGGGTTCGCTGACATTTGCAGTGGCTCTGCCCTTCTTTACGCTGATCACCGGATCCATCGGCATGGTTCCGCTGGCATGCTGCATGACCGTGCTTCTTTTCTGGACTCACCGGGACAACATAAGACGTCTGGCTAAAGGTGAAGAAAATTCCTGGAAGAAAAAGAAATAA
- a CDS encoding ribonuclease catalytic domain-containing protein, whose translation MSLFKEGRYVAPGNIVEFMHGNQPQLAFVMEEQSGKLKLYTINKRETKMPAARVLPWIGPQYSATATRQEMLDHMVTHQEKRGELQAGLDTMEIWELSQGELEKAPLSWFAGLLWEEPDADQISALGRAMIAAKTHFKFQPPEFIIYTQEKVDLRLQQQAEEKAHEEIMNAGQELFKNIWTARESGGRIRPDRIPAMSDEIAEGLKSFLMDRISGLNEDKSNKMWSALRKGLPDHPHLPLLLAQGWGILHPHHNYLLDEAEYVFDDSWAEPHSAEISRLVKAVETKAGAPCPLPMRSIDSATTKDIDDAFNLRKRDDGGYTLTIALARPCMDWDFGAELDQAVMNRGTSIYLPEGTSHMLPEALGIGAFSLFAGEIRPALITTFELDEHGILQSVNPHNGWVKITDNSTYLAVEQMLEEGSDDEMALAYELSEKLLHERIKHGAIVIRRPEPELSLEGWPQQTKVLMSTKEKTTRADQIISEFMILANSGLGKFAGDKDLPLLYRTQDIALPSDLSGIITEPHEIYIRVRQMVPPQMETTPKKHATLAVNGYSPITSPLRRYADFINMAQLCHFLVEGQPKWDADGLKSLAETLQLRLQSVIKIQRFRPRYWKLLYLAQNRKGWHHAVVVDDNGPLATLAMPEIQINVRVPRPMLGDKLYPGQDFQIRFNKIDPLTNELRVVEAMEE comes from the coding sequence ATGTCCCTATTCAAAGAAGGACGTTACGTTGCGCCCGGAAATATTGTAGAATTCATGCATGGCAACCAGCCTCAACTGGCCTTTGTCATGGAAGAGCAATCCGGAAAGCTGAAGCTTTACACTATCAACAAACGCGAAACAAAAATGCCTGCGGCACGGGTTCTTCCATGGATCGGACCGCAGTATTCCGCTACCGCTACCCGGCAGGAAATGCTTGATCACATGGTCACTCATCAAGAAAAACGGGGTGAACTTCAAGCCGGGCTTGATACCATGGAAATATGGGAACTCTCTCAGGGGGAACTGGAAAAAGCTCCTCTGAGCTGGTTTGCCGGGCTGCTCTGGGAAGAGCCGGATGCCGACCAGATTTCCGCCCTTGGCCGAGCCATGATCGCTGCCAAGACTCATTTCAAATTTCAGCCGCCTGAATTTATAATCTACACTCAGGAAAAAGTTGACCTCCGTCTTCAGCAACAGGCAGAAGAAAAAGCCCATGAAGAAATCATGAATGCCGGGCAGGAGTTGTTTAAAAACATCTGGACTGCCCGCGAATCTGGAGGAAGAATCAGGCCGGACCGTATCCCGGCAATGTCCGATGAAATCGCAGAGGGTTTAAAATCTTTCCTCATGGACAGAATTTCCGGTCTGAATGAAGATAAATCCAATAAAATGTGGTCCGCCCTGCGCAAGGGACTTCCCGACCATCCTCATTTACCTCTTCTGCTGGCTCAAGGCTGGGGCATACTTCATCCGCACCACAACTATCTTCTGGACGAAGCAGAATACGTTTTCGATGACAGCTGGGCAGAACCGCACAGTGCAGAAATATCCCGGCTGGTCAAGGCCGTGGAAACAAAAGCAGGCGCTCCCTGCCCCCTGCCCATGCGCAGTATTGATTCCGCTACCACCAAAGACATTGACGATGCTTTCAATCTGAGGAAACGGGACGATGGCGGCTACACCCTGACCATAGCACTGGCCCGGCCCTGCATGGATTGGGATTTCGGTGCTGAACTGGATCAGGCAGTCATGAATCGCGGGACCAGCATATATCTGCCCGAAGGCACCAGCCACATGCTTCCTGAAGCTCTTGGAATTGGAGCATTCAGCCTTTTTGCCGGTGAAATTCGTCCGGCTTTGATTACGACCTTCGAGCTCGACGAACATGGAATCCTGCAGTCGGTCAATCCCCACAACGGATGGGTGAAAATTACTGACAACTCCACTTATCTCGCAGTGGAGCAGATGCTTGAGGAAGGCAGTGATGATGAAATGGCCCTTGCTTATGAGCTTTCTGAAAAACTTCTGCACGAACGCATTAAACACGGGGCTATCGTAATCCGCAGGCCTGAACCCGAACTTTCCCTTGAAGGTTGGCCGCAGCAGACCAAAGTCCTCATGTCTACCAAAGAGAAAACCACCCGTGCAGACCAAATCATCAGCGAGTTCATGATTCTTGCCAACTCCGGACTTGGCAAATTCGCCGGGGATAAAGATTTACCGCTGCTCTACCGTACGCAGGACATAGCCCTGCCTTCCGACCTAAGTGGAATAATCACCGAACCGCATGAAATTTACATTCGGGTGCGCCAGATGGTCCCTCCGCAGATGGAAACGACTCCCAAGAAACACGCCACACTGGCTGTAAACGGGTACAGTCCCATAACTTCACCCCTGCGCCGCTACGCGGATTTCATTAATATGGCCCAGCTTTGCCATTTTCTTGTGGAAGGTCAGCCCAAGTGGGATGCGGACGGATTGAAATCACTCGCAGAGACTCTGCAACTGCGTTTGCAATCGGTTATAAAAATCCAGCGATTCAGACCCCGCTACTGGAAACTGCTCTATCTGGCACAAAACAGAAAAGGCTGGCACCATGCTGTGGTTGTTGACGACAATGGTCCTTTGGCTACGCTGGCTATGCCCGAAATCCAAATAAATGTACGGGTTCCCCGCCCCATGCTTGGCGACAAATTATACCCGGGTCAGGACTTTCAGATCAGGTTTAACAAAATTGACCCGTTGACAAATGAGTTACGGGTTGTGGAAGCTATGGAAGAATAA